A genomic segment from Nitrospinaceae bacterium encodes:
- the hrcA gene encoding heat-inducible transcription repressor HrcA, translating into MTDTTLSARTQEVLRTVVNTFIETGEPVGSRTLSKKIPISLSPATIRNIMSDLADAGFITKPHASAGRLPTDLGYRVFVDALMNVHHITPEERESIQGSTARRMAQVEQVVTQASRILSELTNQAGIVVLPGRDQLIFQTIQFIRMSSENLLVVIVSESGVIQNRVVPAGEDLEQEELNRISSYLNEEFGGLSLREVRVRVLKRMGEERDNLDRLYKQAEELSRRTFLDDEEEGGEALFVEGASRVFTQPDFADDFDKLQNLYQAFEDKGRLIRLLDGCLNSQDITVFIGAENDIDGMNECSVVARSYSIDDRPLGTIGIIGPKRMHYDRVVSLVEWTADAVSRHISSSDYRPETK; encoded by the coding sequence ATGACCGATACGACTCTCTCGGCACGAACCCAAGAAGTGCTCCGGACGGTTGTGAACACGTTTATTGAGACCGGCGAGCCTGTTGGCAGTCGCACCCTCTCGAAGAAGATTCCAATCTCCTTAAGCCCGGCGACCATCCGCAACATCATGAGCGATTTAGCGGATGCCGGATTCATCACCAAGCCACATGCTTCGGCCGGAAGGCTGCCCACGGATTTGGGCTACCGGGTCTTCGTCGATGCCCTGATGAACGTCCACCACATCACCCCCGAGGAGCGTGAGTCCATTCAGGGGAGCACCGCCCGCCGCATGGCCCAGGTCGAGCAGGTCGTCACCCAGGCCTCACGAATACTCTCCGAACTTACAAACCAAGCGGGCATCGTCGTCCTCCCGGGGCGCGATCAGCTCATCTTCCAGACTATTCAGTTTATCCGCATGTCCAGCGAAAACCTCCTCGTCGTCATCGTCTCGGAGAGCGGCGTCATCCAGAACCGCGTCGTCCCCGCCGGGGAGGATCTTGAGCAAGAGGAACTCAACCGCATTTCGAGCTACCTGAACGAGGAGTTCGGCGGCCTCTCCCTCCGCGAGGTTCGCGTCCGCGTTTTGAAAAGGATGGGCGAGGAGCGCGACAATCTTGACCGGCTCTATAAACAGGCCGAGGAGCTCAGCCGCAGAACCTTCCTCGATGACGAGGAAGAGGGGGGCGAGGCGCTTTTCGTCGAAGGTGCATCGCGCGTTTTCACCCAGCCCGACTTTGCCGATGATTTCGACAAGCTACAGAACCTCTACCAGGCTTTTGAGGATAAGGGCCGGCTCATTCGTCTGCTCGACGGTTGCCTCAACTCCCAGGACATCACCGTCTTCATAGGCGCCGAAAACGATATCGACGGCATGAACGAATGCAGCGTCGTGGCGCGCTCCTACTCCATCGACGACAGGCCGCTGGGCACAATCGGCATCATCGGCCCCAAGCGGATGCACTATGACCGCGTGGTCTCCCTCGTCGAGTGGACGGCCGACGCCGTGAGCCGCCATATTTCGAGCAGCGACTACAGGCCCGAGACGAAGTAG